TCAGCTTTTGCTAAAAGAAACCCGATAATTTAAATAACATgcataaaaaaaaaccataacTCACCTCATGCAAAAATTCTGTGAGGTCATAAACGTAATCAAAAAACACTACCCAACATGATTTGTTATCACTGTGCTTGGATACATCCTCTAATGTGTACTCCTGTAGGACTGGTGTTCCTCTGCAAGTGATTTCTCCTTCCCCAATACCTGAGTCTTGGGACCCATTTAGTCTCTCCACATCATTGGTGTCCAGTGGGCTCTGTAGCATAAGCTCTGCATTCATTGCAGTACCTGTAATGTGCTGGACAAATCTGGAAGAAAAAAAACAGACAATTTGGTGATAGGATTTGGTGATATTTACCAGTCACATAGCAGGCTCGTAGCCAGGGGGGTCGATTTTAAAAATGGAGATTATGGGAAATGTGGGCGAAATGGCCATTTTAGCataaaaattttcattttttgcatGCCTTTGCGTGCATTTGTCCCACTAATTTTAGGATCAGATCAGTGGAACGATTTGAAAATCCGTCGTTGGAGGAGGAAGAAATAAGATGAAGAGGAAAGGTGTTTTCCTCATCCCAGTTTTTGAAAATACcctggttttgaaccaccgaccacCAGACTAGGGATAGCAAGCCACACGTGTGACCGTCGACCTGCCAACAGTTTTGTGCGTATACAATGTGTGTAGTTTTAGGATGATTACGAAATTGGATTGTGCAGGATGCATGGTCCTGCAGTCACTTTGTGCTGTATTGTTCTGCCTCCGCCAGGAGGTAGtatgatttgaaatttacacctaaaatgccgcacattgcgcggcatataggccgattgtacaaatttatattctgacaagtactctaatttccgccccaTATCgaaagcccaatatatatcccccaccactttgcgccatacataaatttgcctatcgccatttccgaatgttcaaaaaggtaatcacgcttcctcagcatgtgcaataaattagcattaaaattaatcttattctatagggattctagaaacacctagcacgtatGCCCAATGGTGCGagtctatcaagctcatgaattatgcattagaatttttcaaactcatatgttgtataattgaagaccgaattaaaaaagactagcttgcgtatgccgtcctgtaaaccagaccaaaaatgccatactgcgcaggtcagcaaccaatcacggcgcgccctttgtcatgacgtcagacgcaaactagtatttttaattcggtatttaattatgggTTGTAGCCTCATCATGGAATAAAGATAGAgcacatcagcaatatcgtagaaataaagtcggacaaccgttatgctgtgtgtggcaatgggaaaacacattaaacaaggtttaatttcatgattacatgaaacctgattatcaatgcaaaaactttggctggagaagttgaagctgacgttcatggcgacactttggatgtgataatttgacatcatggattgttttgtgcaaaatttgaggtatttttgtgtcatttaatacgcggtgagtcagcaggccgactggcatgcatgctaggctcgactaggccgcaatcatcgtgcatgcgtgtctacatcataataataggttgaaatgatgggattgaaaagaccggctagctatttgatttctctgcatacgagatgtatgtgctgtgccgTGTTCAACTATGATGCGCCTAGTCAGCGCTTATAGCAGCGCCTAtggcggcttcattgctgttcaaatcatgtactaaagtattgcaattttattgcgttgatataattcgaatAATTcgcttttaaagtatttgcttcccatgcgtggttggtcatgttggtgctaTGGATGTCAGTCTTtgacattctactgagtactgttgcaatatttttgtatgcatacccatgaccgtttcaagactatgactgagaaatttgctttttgtttgttaagataaaaataaaaataaaatgcaagaatcatctttccccacacaatacttcttacaaacaaggtgttgatattggccctttcgatgcaaaacaaagcacaaatgaaggaaagaaaacaaaacaataatgtttttgattttttattcaattacacatacaaaaaagtaatggcctatgaaaagacccccctaaatataataatattaatattattttagtcctgaatacaaaatgtaataaacaagcataaaagaatctgatacgaaaatctgttactctgaaacgttacaattgtaattttcagtcaaaaaatccacaagaaatgactcttgatacaacttaggcctatattttaaaaaacagaaacggctgcctgcatctggaactcttcatatctgaaagtttgaaggtcttatttcatacatcagaattatctgcaagatggctttaggtgaccgtggccctattggctaatgcacaaatttagattttctttctatttaaataatactatagtatgttaaagcttatgccctgtagattacattcggttcttgagatatggcctgtcaaaatggcgcgaaaaaaaaaaaaaaaattggcaacaactttctttttattttctatatttttgcagtttccagttgccagatgattttctaattacatgcatgaattatgcaaagtaaagatttcagataatcagatacaattaaaagagctatggcactgaggcatggtaggcctacatgggtagaacacacactatactacaaaattacggttagcgttttggcaaatttcaatttgcataattaatcagggccacttattagaaaagttgattagggcccaaattaattatgcaaatggaaatt
This DNA window, taken from Amphiura filiformis chromosome 16, Afil_fr2py, whole genome shotgun sequence, encodes the following:
- the LOC140135495 gene encoding cytochrome b5-like, translating into MNAELMLQSPLDTNDVERLNGSQDSGIGEGEITCRGTPVLQEYTLEDVSKHSDNKSCWVVFFDYVYDLTEFLHEHPGGWEIIMEHAGADGTGAFRDKGHSAHAKELMKKYCIGQLVEAERLCTNEKRW